In Cucurbita pepo subsp. pepo cultivar mu-cu-16 unplaced genomic scaffold, ASM280686v2 Cp4.1_scaffold000134, whole genome shotgun sequence, the following proteins share a genomic window:
- the LOC111783969 gene encoding WAT1-related protein At1g43650-like: MTKLYASCAAMVVVQIGYGGSNILMKIASEKDLNPFVFVVYRHFIAFLLLAPFAYFIDRNKPASLTIPTAIKIFLLAILGSTIHLNLFYVGIGYTSPTVASAFSNVIPSLTFVMAVLFRLEKVNIRSAGGGAKVLGTIVCIGGSLIFTLWKGPYVTKGMFKEPLIDIYKNHDSGNSSGKDWIKGSAFILISDIAWSIWLILQAFVTRKYPAQLTMTVLICFFATAQSGFLALIFARDPEKWKLQWDARLLTIVYSGIVISGVGYFLQTWCISHNGPVFTSMFSPLMLIFVAIFSAFVFSERLHVGSLVGAFFIVLGLYLVLWGKKADHVVAAEPQEKDKVFVDTEMQNTSVNHSQVKDSVT; the protein is encoded by the exons ATGACGAAGCTGTATGCGTCGTGTGCAGCTATGGTGGTGGTGCAGATTGGGTATGGCGGATCCAACATTCTCATGAAAATCGCCAGCGAGAAGGATCTTAATCCTTTTGTCTTCGTCGTTTATCGCCATTTCATCGCCTTCCTCCTCTTGGCTCCTTTCGCTTATTTCATCGACAG AAACAAACCGGCTTCTCTAACGATTCCGACAGCGATTAAAATCTTTTTACTCGCAATTTTAGGGTCAACCATTCACCTGAATCTATTCTACGTCGGAATCGGCTATACTTCGCCGACAGTGGCTTCGGCTTTCAGTAACGTCATTCCAAGCTTGACGTTTGTCATGGCTGTTCTATTCAG ATTGGAGAAGGTGAATATTAGAAGTGCCGGAGGTGGTGCTAAAGTGTTGGGGACGATTGTGTGCATCGGTGGTTCCCTTATTTTCACGTTATGGAAAGGACCATATGTAACCAAAGGCATGTTCAAGGAGCCACTCATAGACATATACAAGAATCATGACTCTGGGAATAGCAGTGGCAAGGATTGGATCAAGGGCTCAGCTTTTATTCTTATAAGCGACATTGCTTGGAGTATATGGCTAATTCTACAG GCATTTGTCACCAGAAAATACCCAGCTCAATTGACCATGACTGTATTGATTTGCTTCTTTGCAACTGCACAATCTGGCTTCCTTGCCTTGATCTTTGCTAGAGATCCAGAAAAATGGAAGCTGCAGTGGGATGCACGGCTATTAACCATCGTATACAGT GGCATAGTGATTTCGGGCGTGGGGTATTTCCTACAAACCTGGTGCATCAGCCACAACGGGCCTGTTTTTACTTCAATGTTTAGCCCCTTAATGCTGATATTTGTGGCCATATTCTCAGCATTTGTGTTCTCAGAGCGGCTTCATGTGGGCAG CCTGGTAGGAGCTTTCTTTATCGTACTGGGTCTGTACTTGGTGCTGTGGGGGAAGAAAGCAGATCATGTGGTGGCAGCTGAACCACAGGAGAAAGATAAGGTGTTTGTTGACACTGAAATGCAGAATACATCTGTAAATCATAGCCAAGTAAAGGATTCTGTAACATAA